GTTCCAATAAATATATGCTGGACAGGAAAGATGTTAAGGGCATGATCCGATGCCTAAAAAATGGTGAAATTGTTTGGTACGCTCCTGATCACGATTATGGCCCACGTAACAGTGTATTTGCCCCATTGTTCGCTGTTGAACATGCTGCAACCACGACTGGAACCTCAATTCTCGTCCGTTTGGCCAAACCTGCACTGATCCCTTTTACTCCTCGAAGGTTACCCAATGGAGAGGGTTATGAGTTAATTATTCAGCCTGCTGTAGAAAATTTTCCTCTACAAGATGAAGTAGAAGCAGCAACATTTATGAATAAAGTGATCGAAAAGGAAATTATGCAGGCACCTGATCAATATATGTGGTTGCATCGTCGTTTCAAAACTCGCCCTAAAGGTATGCCATCTTTGTATGGTGACAACAATAACATCCACTGATAAACATTATCTGGCTGTTTTCCAACATATCACTATCGTTGGTCATCTGCTCCACTATTTTGCTTGTTTTTATAATCCCCATCCGCCGTTTGATGGGCTGACTGCATGAAGAAGAAAAATCTTAAGTAACTTAGACTTTGGTTAAATTGCCACTAACATTCCATACCCGAATCAAAGATATTTAGTGGCATTTTATCCAACATTCACATTGGCTACATAACATTATTATAATCACCAAATGTTTCATTTCATGGAAAACACATCTTGAATAATTACAAGTTATTACCAGCTTTAGTGTCAATATTGCAAACCCTTAATCTGACTGAATCTTCAAAGCAATTAGGTGTTACACAATCAGCAATGAGCAAAATATTACATCAACTGCGTGAAGATTTTCATGACAAAATTATTGTGAGGGAAGCAAATCAATTTATTCTCACCCAAAAAGGCGAAAAATTGAAAGAAAAGCTTCCGGCATTGATGCAGCAATTAGATAACCTCTATATACCAGAGGTAATGGAACCAAGCCTTTGTAAGAGAAAATTCATCTTAGCATCCAGTGATTATGTCGCCCAGGCCATCTTGCCAACGATAATTTCTAACATTGAAGTTGATGCTCCTAACGTGAGTACTGAATATAAATTGTGGCATAAAGAAAATTTGCATAAGTTTGCTGAGCAAGATATTGATTTAATCGCGACCATTGCCGATTCGATACCTGATAACTTATACGGCAAAATGATGGCTGAAGACCAACTCGCCGTTGTATTTAGGAATACACACTCCAAAGCTAATAGCAATATGACTATTAATGACTATATAGAAGGACGACATATTCTGATTAGTGGTGGCGGAGATAAAGATAGCTCTGTAGATCGTACGTTAGCAATGATGAACCTAAATCGTCACATTTACACTACAGTTCCTTTTTTTCAGGCTGCCATTGAATTATTATTAAAAACAGACACCATGCTAACCATACCGCTGCATATTGCTGCTGATTTTGCTCAAAACTATGATTTACAAATAAGACGCTTACCTATTGATATTAAAACACAACAATACTATTTGCTATGGCATGCTAAACATCACCAAGATCCAGAGCATAGATGGTTTAGGGATATCTGTTTTCTTCTGATCAAAGCTCATCTTAAAAGAACTATCGAACATGGCATGAAATTAATTCATACCTATAAGTAGATTTTTCGTCTTTTTTATATGACCTTGTTACATTAATATAATCAGCACTTTTTCATATAGATAGTAACATCAGTTATTTTTAATTTTATAATGGTAATAAATATGCTTTCTATAGAAACACTAGTTACATTTATCGGTATTTCAACCTTCCTATGCTTCTTGCCAGGACCTGATAATCTTTTAGTTTTAAGCCAGTCTGCAATAAATGGGTATAAATCTGGGATATTCATTACCATTGGCCTATGCATTGGATTAATAATACATACTTCTTTAGTTTCATTAGGCATTGCAGCAATAATACAAGCTAATACAGTAGCCTTTGAAATTATCAGACTATTTGGCGTTTTTTATTTAAGCTATCTGGCTTTGGGAGCCTTTAAAGCAAGACCAATTCATCTCAAAAGTAACACCGACAGTTTTAATGATACAAAAAAACTCATTAAAAAAGGTTTATTTATGAATTTATCAAATCCTAAAGTAATTATTTTCTTTTTGGCTTTTCTGCCTCAATTCACTACTGATAATGCAATCACCATTCCAGTGTCTCTTCAACTATTATATCTAGGTTTACTATTTGCCATAATTGCTTTTATTATATTCTCTCTAATATCCTATTTATCTGGCTTTTTAAATAAAGCGATATCCAGCAAACCATCAATACAGATTATCTTTCATAGAATTACCTGTTTGATATTTATAGCATTAGCCATTAACTTATGTATTATCCAGTTTTAAACAGAAATGTATCGCATGCTCTTAAATCATATTTGGCAAGATCGAATGCCCCTGTCAGTTGCTGCTAAATTTGCGAATCCTTTCGCCATTTTCAGCATCCTTACACACTATTTCACCGTTTTTTTACATTTAAGAGACCAATTTAAACTTATGTTAATTGCCAGTTAGATTAATTAATAGTAAGAATAACAAGCATCTTTAATATCAGAATAAGAATAACCATTTCCTTGTTCTTTTTCTAATTTCTGCCTTGTTTCCCTATAGCAACGGCGTTTATTCTGCTCTATGAAATGCTGCATAATGTCCGGCTTATGGGAATACCCATTCCAGCCATAAGAAAGTTCCCTGCTCTTTTTATCAAGTCCATTATAATGCTTATTAAATTTATCATTATATTCTTTTTGTTCATTCTCCCGCTTTTCAGCTAAGGCATTATCTTTAGCCAGTTTTTCCGTATTCCAGCTTCCACGATCCAGAGTGTTCCTCTTTTTCAGGTACTCTTCTGAAGGTTTGTTATCCGCTGGTATATCGCTTTTGTAGCTTAGATCCAATGCCAGAGCTTGAGAAAACCACACTAACAGAATAAAAAATAGACAATGAAATCCTTTGATTTTCATATTTTTCCTTATTGGGACTATAACAAAGAACTATTATTAATCATTATCACACTGTGCATCATGACTTCCAGAGGAGGTTTAAGTCTTCGCCAACGGCTAGTGGCTTCAATCAATAAAAATCTCAAACATCTTTTGACTTGTGCCTTATAGCAATGACGTTTAGTTTGCTCTCTGAAAACGGCTAGTTTTATTTCATGATGTGTTCTATGCGTTCTAGATCTCGTGTCAGGCCTTGTGAATTAGGGGAGTAATCCTTAAAGCTAAAGCTGTTCGACCTATGCCAATCAGAAGATCGCTTATTATACTCTTTCCGTTCATTTTCCAGCTTTTCGGCTAAAACATTATCTTTAACCAATTTCTCCCTTTCCCAATTTCCATCGTGCAATTTGTCCCTTTTTTTCAGGTATTCTTCTGAGGGTTTGTTATCCACAGGTATATCACCCTGGTAGCTTAAATCCAAAGCCTGAGCTTGAGCTTGAGCTTGAGCTTGAGCTTGAGAAAACCACACTGACAAAATAAAAAATAGGCAATGGGAACCTTTGATTTTCATATCCTTCCTTAGTGAAACTATAACAAAAGATTATTATTTAATAACCATTATCACCTAAGGTCAACACTATAATTGCTGTGCATTTTGCAACCAAATAAAATAACTCTTTATAAATCAATGTCATTTCAACATTCTGTATTTTGTTTTTCATTAGGGTCTGTTGATGTTTTAAGGTCATAATTCATTCAACCCACATGGGCAACCAGACAATGATAAACGCCAGAGCCAACATACTGGCGTAATTCCGTTCAAGCTTATCGTATCTTGTTGCTATTGCACGAAAATGTTTAACCCTAGCGAACGCATTCTCCACCAAATGACGATAACGATATAAACATTTATCAATCTGTTTATCCGATTTTCGGCTATTTTTCCGGTAGGGAATAATCGGTGTTGCTCCTTGCTGTTCAATATGATTTCTGAAAGCCTGACTGTCGTACCCTTTGTCAGCTATCACAAAGTCCGAAGGGGGCGATTGTTCGACTAAACTTTCAGCATGAACAATGTCATGCACTTGTCCCCCGGACAATTCAAAATGAACAGGCAAGCCATAACTATCGACGGCCAAATGAATTTTGGTTGAACGTCCACCACAACTTTTGCCAATCGCCTCATCATCATCTGAAGCCGCTCCGGCACTGTGCTGATGAGCACGGACGATACTCCCATCAATAAACAACCATTCCCTATCAGCAAACCCAGATAACCACTTGAAAATGAGCTGTAAAACCCCTTTCTTTGACCACGCATTGAAACGTTGAAAGACACTATTCCATTTGCCGAATTCTGGCGGTAAATCGCGCCAGGGAACGCTCGTTCTCATTCGGTAAAGAATGCCTTCAACGGTCAAACGGTGTTCAGGTTTGTGATAAATCCAACCCGCATGTTGCATTAACGCAGATAGCTTATTCCATTGGAGATCTGTTAACATAGTTCGCGGCATGATGGTGAGGTCTGGTTGTTTTTTGGCGAAAGTAATTATACCAAATCATCATGCTATCTAATAATCCCTCACAAAACATCAACACGCCCTATAAAAATTAAGTGAGATTTTGATGCATCCATATCCTATTTATCACGTCGATGCCTTTACGGAAAAATCGTTTTCTGGCAATCCCGCTGCGGTTGTCTTGCTGGATAAATGGCCAACAGATGAAACACTGATTTCTATCGCTGCTGAAATTGGCCTGCCAGAGACCGCTTTTCTGGTAGAAAATCACCTACGCTGGTTTACACCTAAAGTCGAAGTAGATCTATGTGGGCATGCAACGCTGGCGACCGCATTTGTCCTTATAACCCATCGCAACATCCAAGAGAAGTTACTCACATTCAAAAGCCGCTCCGGTGAACTCCGAGTTTCCCATCAAGATGGTGTTTTTACATTGGATTTCCCTGTCGCTGAGTGCCATGAAGAAAATGCGCTCATCCCTGTTATACAGGACGCTCTGGGACAAAATGTTTCCGCAGTATTGGCTTCACATGATCGTTATATTTGTGTTTTGGATTCCGTAGAACAAATCATCAATACCCAACCCGATTTTAATAAGATTGCTGCCCTGCCCTTGCCAGGACTTACCATTACCGCTCTCGGTGATTCGTCCACTGATTTCGTTTCTCGCTATTTTGCACCAGCTAAAGGTGTCAATGAAGATCCTGTTACAGGCTCCAGCCACTGTGTTCTTGCCCCTTTTTGGGGAAAACGCCTCAATAAAACTGAGCTTCATGCCCGCCAATTATCAGAACGAGGTGGTGAGCTGTTATGTCGAATAGCGGGGAAGCGTGTCTACCTGACAGGTAAAGCAAAACTTTTTTCACATGGTCAGATAGTGATCGAAAATATATAACTTCTTATTTTTGATATAAATATCGTCTTATAGCCATTTAGAGAGTTCATTGAGTATGGTCAGCGGAATAAATTCTACTGACC
The sequence above is drawn from the Xenorhabdus ishibashii genome and encodes:
- a CDS encoding LysR family transcriptional regulator — its product is MNNYKLLPALVSILQTLNLTESSKQLGVTQSAMSKILHQLREDFHDKIIVREANQFILTQKGEKLKEKLPALMQQLDNLYIPEVMEPSLCKRKFILASSDYVAQAILPTIISNIEVDAPNVSTEYKLWHKENLHKFAEQDIDLIATIADSIPDNLYGKMMAEDQLAVVFRNTHSKANSNMTINDYIEGRHILISGGGDKDSSVDRTLAMMNLNRHIYTTVPFFQAAIELLLKTDTMLTIPLHIAADFAQNYDLQIRRLPIDIKTQQYYLLWHAKHHQDPEHRWFRDICFLLIKAHLKRTIEHGMKLIHTYK
- a CDS encoding LysE family translocator, with protein sequence MLSIETLVTFIGISTFLCFLPGPDNLLVLSQSAINGYKSGIFITIGLCIGLIIHTSLVSLGIAAIIQANTVAFEIIRLFGVFYLSYLALGAFKARPIHLKSNTDSFNDTKKLIKKGLFMNLSNPKVIIFFLAFLPQFTTDNAITIPVSLQLLYLGLLFAIIAFIIFSLISYLSGFLNKAISSKPSIQIIFHRITCLIFIALAINLCIIQF
- a CDS encoding IS5 family transposase, translated to MPRTMLTDLQWNKLSALMQHAGWIYHKPEHRLTVEGILYRMRTSVPWRDLPPEFGKWNSVFQRFNAWSKKGVLQLIFKWLSGFADREWLFIDGSIVRAHQHSAGAASDDDEAIGKSCGGRSTKIHLAVDSYGLPVHFELSGGQVHDIVHAESLVEQSPPSDFVIADKGYDSQAFRNHIEQQGATPIIPYRKNSRKSDKQIDKCLYRYRHLVENAFARVKHFRAIATRYDKLERNYASMLALAFIIVWLPMWVE
- a CDS encoding PhzF family phenazine biosynthesis protein; protein product: MHPYPIYHVDAFTEKSFSGNPAAVVLLDKWPTDETLISIAAEIGLPETAFLVENHLRWFTPKVEVDLCGHATLATAFVLITHRNIQEKLLTFKSRSGELRVSHQDGVFTLDFPVAECHEENALIPVIQDALGQNVSAVLASHDRYICVLDSVEQIINTQPDFNKIAALPLPGLTITALGDSSTDFVSRYFAPAKGVNEDPVTGSSHCVLAPFWGKRLNKTELHARQLSERGGELLCRIAGKRVYLTGKAKLFSHGQIVIENI